The following are encoded in a window of Vigna unguiculata cultivar IT97K-499-35 chromosome 8, ASM411807v1, whole genome shotgun sequence genomic DNA:
- the LOC114195678 gene encoding uncharacterized protein LOC114195678 yields MSGDEATTPPTAAKPSATAADSPAKLQTAVEALSSIVPSLSKLTPASLLTSPDLYPKISALLRQPNSGAGDNNLCRWLYDTFQCGVIDLQLLVLRFIPIIAGIYLSRVADRKPQAGFEAVLLALYAHETTSRAGKPVSITIPDLSQSSVYHEGSAKTSGKGPSTPNSGGTEPETAVVSPTLEPHGTVRSTRRARIVGVALELFYTKIGQMPVSSKIDFCEFCKVWAGQDGEMYKQFEEGGEKDEDEEEEGKRKELEAVSSEVVVEKKAKVEGRVPLCWELLQPVMRILGHCLLGPNNNREVELFDKANEACRCLFSRSMHDVNPKAILPMRSLMRLSKTVMPNNNNVDPTDLPFSDVISL; encoded by the coding sequence ATGTCCGGCGACGAAGCCACCACTCCCCCCACCGCAGCCAAACCTTCCGCCACCGCAGCCGACTCCCCGGCAAAACTCCAAACCGCTGTCGAAGCCCTCTCCTCCATCGTCCCCTCTCTCTCCAAGCTCACCCCCGCCTCTCTCCTCACCAGCCCCGACCTCTACCCCAAAATCTCCGCCCTCCTACGCCAGCCCAACTCCGGCGCCGGCGACAACAACCTCTGCCGCTGGCTCTACGACACGTTCCAGTGTGGCGTCATTGACCTCCAGCTCCTTGTTCTCCGCTTCATCCCCATCATCGCCGGCATCTACCTCTCACGCGTCGCCGACCGGAAACCCCAAGCGGGCTTCGAAGCCGTCCTCCTGGCCCTCTACGCGCACGAAACAACCTCACGCGCCGGGAAGCCCGTGTCCATAACAATCCCCGACCTCAGCCAATCCAGCGTGTACCACGAGGGCAGCGCTAAAACCTCCGGCAAAGGCCCCAGCACCCCCAACTCCGGCGGCACCGAGCCCGAAACCGCCGTGGTGTCCCCCACGCTGGAGCCCCACGGCACCGTGCGGTCGACACGGCGAGCCCGCATCGTGGGCGTGGCGCTGGAACTCTTCTACACGAAGATCGGGCAGATGCCAGTCTCTTCAAAAATCGATTTTTGCGAGTTCTGCAAGGTGTGGGCAGGGCAAGATGGTGAAATGTATAAGCAGTTCGAAGAGGGTGGAGAGAAGGATgaggatgaagaagaagaaggaaagagAAAGGAATTAGAAGCGGTTAGTTCTGAGGTGGTGGTTGAAAAGAAGGCGAAGGTTGAGGGTAGGGTTCCTCTGTGTTGGGAATTGTTACAACCTGTGATGAGGATTCTGGGACACTGTTTGTTGGGTCCTAACAACAACAGAGAGGTTGAGCTTTTTGATAAGGCTAATGAAGCATGCAGGTGTTTGTTTTCGAGGAGCATGCATGATGTTAACCCTAAAGCTATTCTTCCCATGAGGAGTCTCATGAGACTCTCCAAAACTGTTATGCCCAACAACAACAACGTTGATCCCACTGACCTACCTTTCTCTGATGTTATTTCTCTctga
- the LOC114194632 gene encoding F-box/WD-40 repeat-containing protein At5g21040, which translates to MAFECPNRTEVSQNLTQFVANPGIDTIEPNQISSKSLTEGVATKNLFPDSKPGKGVKLKGASKINSKKGIKALSQSSIPGDVALDCGLSITDLPPALISEILNCLDPKDLGIVSCVSTIFQRVAFEHHAWKQFYCERWGLPTTSLVVDDDKSWKEIFMEREFRSKTFMGRYSMEVLYGHTEAIRTIFLLASSKLIFTSGYDSVVRMWDMENGLSIASSKPLGCTIRAVAADRKLLVAGGTDGFIHCWRAVEGLPHLFELRASQNQNTEVRLWGHEGPITSLALDLTRIYSGSWDTTVRVWDRLSMKCTTVLRHSDWVWALVPHDTTVASTSGSDVYVWDTSSGDLMTIVHNAHVGNTYALARSHTGDFLFTGGEDGAIHMYEIVNNGYDCKAWHVSTWVPHSAAVYSLAFEFPWLVSASSDGKLALIDVRNLLRTNKRAPGKRVSKVKHLDGDVAEPPQRMLHGFKINLFSVGIGADRIVCGGEEGVIRIWNFTEALEIERRVRTLRGIRLENRMRRRKLQTELSNKSGRSDQCSVAAKKNSVACIWPNKRGISGKLKT; encoded by the coding sequence ATGGCATTTGAGTGCCCAAATAGGACTGAGGTTTCTCAAAATTTGACACAATTTGTAGCAAATCCAGGCATAGACACAATTGAACCTAATCAGATTAGTTCCAAATCCTTAACCGAAGGAGTAGCAACCAAAAATCTTTTTCCAGATAGCAAACCTGGGAAGGGTGTGAAGCTTAAGGGAGCATCCAAGATTAATTCTAAGAAGGGAATCAAAGCTTTGAGCCAATCATCAATTCCCGGTGATGTGGCTTTAGATTGTGGTTTGTCCATCACTGACCTTCCTCCGGCATTAATATCCGAGATTCTGAATTGCCTTGACCCCAAAGATCTGGGCATTGTTTCGTGTGTCTCGACGATTTTTCAAAGAGTTGCATTCGAGCACCATGCTTGGAAGCAATTCTATTGTGAAAGATGGGGGCTTCCAACAACCTCCTTGGTTGTGGATGATGACAAGTCATGGAAGGAAATTTTCATGGAAAGGGAGTTTAGGAGTAAGACTTTTATGGGACGGTATAGTATGGAAGTGTTGTATGGCCACACTGAGGCAATTAGAACTATTTTCCTATTGGCTTCTTCGAAGCTCATATTTACCTCTGGGTATGATTCTGTTGTGAGAATGTGGGACATGGAGAATGGGTTGTCGATTGCTTCATCAAAACCCCTTGGCTGCACCATTAGAGCAGTTGCAGCGGATAGAAAACTATTGGTTGCTGGCGGCACTGATGGATTTATTCATTGTTGGAGGGCTGTAGAAGGACTTCCTCACCTGTTTGAGCTTAGAGCCTCACAAAATCAAAACACTGAGGTTCGACTTTGGGGACACGAAGGTCCTATAACTTCCCTTGCTTTAGATTTGACAAGGATTTACAGTGGTTCGTGGGACACTACTGTTCGAGTTTGGGACCGTCTTTCAATGAAGTGTACCACAGTGCTGAGGCATAGTGACTGGGTCTGGGCACTTGTCCCTCATGATACAACTGTGGCCAGCACATCAGGTTCAGATGTGTATGTTTGGGATACTAGTAGTGGGGATTTGATGACCATTGTTCATAATGCTCATGTTGGTAACACTTATGCTTTGGCGCGGAGCCACACTGGGGACTTTCTTTTTACTGGAGGTGAAGATGGTGCAATTCACATGTATGAGATTGTAAATAATGGTTATGATTGTAAAGCTTGGCATGTTTCTACCTGGGTTCCTCACTCGGCTGCTGTGTATTCCCTTGCCTTTGAATTTCCATGGCTTGTTTCAGCATCAAGTGACGGCAAGCTAGCTCTTATTGATGTGAGAAACCTGTTGAGGACTAACAAACGAGCTCCGGGGAAGAGGGTTTCAAAGGTGAAGCATTTGGATGGAGACGTAGCTGAACCTCCACAGAGGATGTTGCATGGATTTAAGATCAATCTTTTCTCTGTGGGTATAGGAGCTGATCGAATTGTGTGTGGAGGTGAAGAAGGTGTTATCAGGATATGGAATTTCACTGAAGCTCTGGAAATTGAGCGCAGAGTCCGCACATTAAGAGGAATACGATTAGAGAACAGAATGAGGCGACGGAAGCTCCAAACAGAGCTCAGCAATAAAAGTGGTCGGAGTGATCAATGTTCAGTTGCTGCCAAGAAGAATTCTGTGGCTTGTATCTGGCCCAATAAACGTGGGATCAGCGGAAAGCTTAAAACATAG
- the LOC114195154 gene encoding GDSL esterase/lipase At1g71250-like, which yields MYRSHSVAAEKIGFTSIRPFYGQNGSLEEVLGGLNFGSTQARIMNQGSYSHQSLNQQLRQVSETMQLLQLQLTEDTALQLTKSSIFFLSFGKEDYIDLFIHNSSSSNHTLQRGSQYFATILVNQMANAARYLYNANARKIICLGVLPLGCTPRMVWELNSTSLAGDSNATGCVEHVNDMIFEYNRLLDEQIDKLNTEFPDAQMVFCDVYNGMMEIINEPRLYGMFFHPLIALH from the coding sequence atgtACCGGAGTCACTCTGTTGCAGCTGAGAAGATTGGATTCACATCAATCCGGCCATTTTATGGTCAAAATGGATCTCTGGAGGAGGTTCTTGGTGGTCTCAACTTCGGGTCAACACAAGCTAGAATCATGAATCAAGGAAGCTACAGTCACCAGTCTCTCAACCAACAACTACGCCAGGTTTCTGAAACTATGCAGCTGTTGCAACTGCAGCTGACTGAGGACACAGCTCTTCAACTTACAAAATCCTCCATCTTTTTCCTCTCCTTTGGCAAAGAAGATTACATTGACCTATTCATCCATAACTCTTCCAGTTCCAACCACACGCTGCAGCGCGGTTCCCAATATTTTGCTACCATTTTGGTGAACCAAATGGCGAATGCTGCGAGGTATCTTTATAATGCTAATGCAAGGAAAATCATATGTTTGGGAGTCCTGCCTTTGGGATGCACACCTCGTATGGTCTGGGAGTTGAATAGCACGTCATTAGCGGGAGATTCTAATGCAACCGGTTGTGTGGAACATGTCAATGACATGATCTTCGAATACAATAGATTGCTGGACGAACAAATAGATAAGCTCAATACAGAATTTCCTGATGCTCAGATGGTGTTCTGTGATGTGTACAATGGAATGATGGAGATTATCAACGAGCCAAGGCTTTATGGTATGTTTTTCCATCCCTTGATAGCTTTGCACTGA
- the LOC114195668 gene encoding geranylgeranyl diphosphate reductase, chloroplastic-like, which produces MAAKIQTSFCLPSFSIATSKPKPYFKSFTVSASKSISGRKLRAAVIGGGPAGSSAAEALASGGVETFLFERNPPSVAKPCGGAIPLCMLEEFNIPHHLIDRQVTQMRIFSPSNIAVDFGKTLKPHEFIAMLRREVLDSFLRSRAHSAGATAVAGLVTGLDLPTAPAAPYTIHYTANGSSRHSLAVDVVIGADGANSRVARSIGAGDYACAIAFQERITLPDEKMAHYENLAEMYVGGDVSPDFYAWVFPKCDHVAVGTGTVRAKKDIKVYQRGIRERVMPKINGGKVIKVEAHPIPEHPRPIRVKGRVALVGDAAGYVTKCSGEGIYFAAKSGRMCGNAVVKASEGGERMIDESDLRREYLKPWDAEYAMTFRFLDLLQRVFYGSNACREALVELCGDEYVQRMTFESYLYKKLAPGTPWEDAKLLINTIGTMDHIKEKKMMKTCIFQKVTSV; this is translated from the exons ATGGCTGCCAAAATTCAAACTAGTTTTTGTTTACCTTCATTCTCCATTGCAACCTCAAAACCCAAACCTTACTTCAAATCCTTCACCGTCTCAGCTTCCAAATCCATCTCCGGCCGAAAGCTCCGAGCGGCAGTGATCGGTGGCGGTCCCGCAGGATCCTCCGCCGCCGAGGCCCTAGCTTCCGGCGGCGTTGAAACATTCCTCTTCGAACGAAACCCCCCGTCCGTCGCGAAGCCATGCGGTGGCGCCATCCCTCTCTGCATGCTTGAAGAGTTCAACATCCCTCACCACCTCATCGACCGTCAAGTGACGCAAATGCGCATCTTCTCCCCCTCCAACATCGCCGTCGACTTCGGCAAAACCCTAAAACCCCACGAGTTCATCGCCATGCTCCGCCGCGAGGTCCTCGACTCGTTCCTCCGCTCCCGCGCGCACTCCGCCGGCGCTACCGCGGTCGCCGGCCTCGTCACAGGCCTCGACCTCCCAACGGCGCCAGCCGCGCCCTACACAATTCACTACACAGCCAACGGCTCCTCCCGGCACTCGCTCGCCGTGGACGTCGTGATCGGCGCCGACGGCGCCAACAGTCGCGTGGCGAGGTCGATCGGCGCCGGTGACTACGCCTGCGCCATCGCGTTCCAGGAACGGATCACATTACCGGACGAGAAAATGGCGCACTACGAAAATCTCGCGGAGATGTACGTGGGTGGCGACGTGTCGCCAGATTTCTACGCGTGGGTTTTTCCCAAGTGCGACCACGTGGCAGTGGGCACGGGTACGGTGCGTGCAAAGAAAGATATTAAAGTGTACCAGCGCGGGATCAGAGAAAGAGTGATGCCGAAGATCAACGGTGGGAAAGTGATCAAAGTGGAAGCGCACCCTATTCCGGAGCACCCGCGTCCGATTCGGGTGAAGGGACGCGTGGCACTCGTAGGTGACGCTGCAGGGTACGTGACGAAGTGTTCGGGTGAGGGTATCTATTTCGCGGCGAAATCGGGTCGCATGTGCGGAAACGCCGTCGTAAAGGCCTCGGAGGGTGGGGAGAGGATGATCGACGAGAGTGATCTTAGGAGGGAGTACCTGAAGCCGTGGGACGCGGAGTATGCTATGACGTTTAGGTTTTTGGATCTGTTGCAGAGGGTTTTCTACGGTAGTAACGCGTGCAGGGAGGCTCTGGTGGAGCTCTGTGGGGACGAGTACGTTCAACGCATGACGTTTGAGAGCTACTTGTATAAGAAGTTGGCGCCTGGCACACCATGGGAAGATGCTAAGCTTCTCATCAACACCATTGGCACCATG GATCATATAAAggaaaagaagatgatgaaaacCTGCATATTCCAAAAGGTAACATCGGTGTGA
- the LOC114195669 gene encoding alcohol dehydrogenase-like 7 has translation MAGNVPTATEGRPLKCKAAICRKPGSPLTIEEITVAPPLPREARIRVICTSLCHTDVTFWNMQDPSPRILGHEAFGVVESVGEGVTELTKGDLVVPIFLADCGECGDCKSSRSNLCLKFPFQFSPWMPRDGTSRFKDSKGEILQHFMSVSSFSEYTVIDVAHLTKVDLPIPPKLACLLGCGISTGVGAAWKSAGVEPGSSVAIFGLGSIGLAVAEGARLCGAAKIIGVDINPEKYEVGKKFGVTHFVHSGENKDKTVSQIIMEMTDGGADYCFECVGKASLMEDAYASSRRGWGKTVVVGLDKPGSRLSLDTGEVLLSQKTLRGCLFGGLKPKTDVPTLIKRYIDKELNLEEFVTHEVQFKDINKAFDLLNEGKSLRCVIWMDE, from the exons ATGGCAGGTAATGTACCAACTGCAACTGAAGGACGCCCCTTGAAATGTAAAG CTGCAATTTGCCGCAAGCCTGGCTCTCCACTGACTATTGAGGAGATCACTGTAGCACCTCCATTGCCTCGTGAAGCTAGGATTCGTGTTATATGCACTTCTCTCTGTCACACCGATGTTACCTTTTGGAATATGCAG GACCCTTCTCCAAGAATCTTGGGTCATGAGGCTTTTGG GGTTGTGGAAAGTGTTGGAGAGGGTGTAACTGAACTTACAAAAGGAGATTTGGTTGTCCCAATTTTCTTAGCTGATTGTGGGGAATGTGGAGATTGCAAATCAAGCAGGAGCAatctttgtttaaaatttccTTTTCAGTTCTCTCCTTGGATGCCTAGAGATGGCACATCAAGATTCAAGGATTCAAAAGGAGAGATCCTACAGCATTTCATGTCTGTTTCTAGTTTTAGTGAGTACACTGTGATTGACGTTGCTCATCTAACAAAGGTTGATCTACCAATACCACCAAAGCTGGCATGCCTACTTGGCTGTGGTATATCAACTG GAGTAGGTGCTGCTTGGAAATCTGCAGGTGTGGAGCCAGGTTCTTCAGTTGCCATTTTTGGGCTGGGAAGTATTGGATTAGCT GTTGCTGAGGGAGCTAGACTTTGTGGAGCAGCTAAGATTATAGGTGTGGATATCAACCCAGAGAAATATGAAGTTG GGAAAAAATTTGGAGTCACTCACTTTGTCCATTCTGgagaaaataaagacaaaacTGTGAGCCAG ATTATCATGGAAATGACTGATGGAGGAGCAGACTATTGTTTCGAATGTGTTGGCAAGGCATCACTGATGGAAGATGCATATGCTTCTAGTAGAAGG GGTTGGGGAAAAACAGTGGTTGTAGGATTGGACAAGCCAGGATCCAGGTTGAGCCTTGACACTGGTGAGGTACTGCTTAGTCAGAAGACCCTAAGGGGATGCTTATTTGGAGGACTTAAACCTAAGACTGATGTACCTACTCTCATAAAACGCTACATAGATAAG GAACTGAATCTGGAGGAGTTTGTCACACATGAGGTGCAGTTTAAGGATATCAACAAAGCTTTTGATTTGTTGAATGAAGGAAAGAGTCTCCGATGTGTGATTTGGATGGACGAGTGA